The region TGCGAGGCGACCCGGCGGGCCGCGAAGCTGGCGGGCCTGGAGTTCGCCCCGCTGCTCCAGGAGCCGACCGCGGCGGCCTGGGCGTACGGCGCGGCCGCTGCCGATGTGCCGGCCCGCGGCTTCTGGCTGGTGTACGACCTCGGCGGCGGCACCTTCGACGCGTCGGTGATCCAGATCGAGGACGGCGAGTTCAGCGTCGTCAACCACGCGGGCGACAACTTCCTCGGCGGCAAGCTGATCGACTGGATGCTGGTGGACGACGTGCTGATCCCCGCCGCCCGCGCCGAGGACGGGCTCGCGTCGCTGGAGCGGGCCGACCCGCGGCAGGCGGGCAATGTCGCCAAGCTCAAACAGGCCGCGGAGGACGCGAAGATCGAGCTGTCGCACTCCCCCGCCGCCGAGATCGACGTCCAGTTGACCGGTGACCGCGGCGAGTCGGTGGCCTTCGTGCACGAGATCGCCCGCGCGGACCTGGAGCGGCTGGCGATGCCGCTCTACCGGCGGTCGGTCGAGCTGTGCCGCCGGGCGCTGGCCGAGAAGGGGCTCGCCCCCGGCGACATCGAGCGGGTGCTGCTGGTCGGCGGCGCCACCCTCGCCCCCGCGCTGCGCGATCTGCTCGCCGACCCGGCCGGCGGTCTGGGCATCCGGCTCGACCACAGCCTGGACCCGGTCACGGTGGTGGCCCGCGGGGCGGCGGTCTTCGCCCGCACGCAGCGGCTGCCGCACACGTTCAAGAACGCCGCGGCCGAGGCCGGCGACGTGCTCCTGGACTTCGCGCACAAGCCGACCGGCCAGAGCAGCGACCCGCTGGTGGGCGGCACCGCGCGGACCGCGGACGGCGGGCCGCGGGACTGGAACGGCTGCACGGTCGAGTTCGTGGACGACGCCGAGGGCCGGCCGCAGTGGCGCAGCGGGCAGGTGCCGCTGGGCGCGGACGGCAGCTTCGCCACCCGCCTCAAGGCACGCGGCGCGCACAATTCGTACGCGATCGAATTCCGCACCGCCCAGGGCTCGTTCCTGCCGACCCGGCCGGACCGCACCGCCTACCAGCAGTTGGCGCTGGTGGGCGGCGACGCGACCATGAGCCATTCGGTCGGGGTGTGGGTGGAGGGCAACGAGGTCGCGTGGATCCTGCGCAAGGGCACGGAACTGCCCGCCAGCGGGCGGCTGGTGCTGGAGTCGACGGTGGATGTGCGGCGCGGCGGGCGGCAGGGGCTGATCCGGGTGCCGGTCGTGCAGGGCGAACGGGCCAGGGCCGACCGCAACCCGGTCGTCGGGCAGCTGGACATCAGCCCGGAGGAGATCTCCCGCGATGTGCCGCTGGGCAGCGAGATCGAGATCACCGTCGAGATCGACCAGAGCTTCCGCACCCGGGTGGACGCGTACATCCCCATCCTGGACGAGGAGTTCGAGATCGACGTCGAGCTGGCCAGGGACGCGCCCGACGTGGCGGAGCTGCGCCGGCAGAGCCGGGCGGTCGCGGCGCAGTACGCCACGCTGCGCAACCGGGCCGGCGCCTCGGACGCGGGGCGGGCGGCCGAACTGCTGGACGGTTTCGACGAGGACGGCGGAGTCGGCGGTATCGACCGCGAGCTGGAGTCCGCGGGGGTCGATCCGGACGGCGCCGCCATCGTCCAGGAACGGCTGCGGCAGGCCGAGACCGCGCTGGACGAGGCCGAGGAGGCGTTGAAGCTGCCGCAGCTGCTCCGGGCCGCGACCGAGGTGCGCGGCTGGGTCAGGGAGGCGGTGGACGAGCACGGCGATGTCGCGACGCGGCAGGAACTGGCGGGCGCCGAGCACCAGTTGGACGCGGCGATCGAGACGGGCGACCCGACGCTCGTGGAGCACGCGACCGATGTGGTGCGCGGAGTGGGCCTGCGGGTGCTGGACGCCGCCGACCAGTTGCCGGTGCTGCGCTTCGCCGCGCTGAAGGAGACCTTCGCCCGCAGCACGGAACCCCGGGTGCTCCGGCTGCTCCAGGAGGGCGCGGCGGCGCTGGCCGCGGACGACATCACCCGGCTGCGCCCGGTCGTCATCGACCTGGGACGGCTGGTCCCGTTCGACGCGGTCCGCACCGACGCCCCCGCGGACACCACCGTCCGGCGGCAGCGGTGAGCACCTCACTGAACCGCGGCGCCGGACCGTACAGGGGGCAGCCCGGCGCCGCACCCCGCCCGACCCCGCCGGACGCGGGCGGCGGACCGGACACGGGCGAGCCGACGGAGGCGGCCGACGTGCTGGCGGCGGCTGCCCGGGCCGCGCGCGGCGGCCGGTACGCCGAGGCGCGGCGGCTGCTGGACGGGCTCGGGGGCGGCGGCGCCGACGACCCGGCCGTCCTGGACCTGCTGGCGCGGATCCACGCGCAGTGCGGCGAATTCGCCGCGGCGGACGCCTGCTGGGCGCGGGTCCAGGACGCGGACCCGCGGCCCGCCGCCGCCACCGCGGCAGGAGCCGGGCGCCGCCGGATCGCCGCGCTCCAGGCGGGGCGCGGGCGCTCGTCCGCCGGGCGGCGGGTCGCGGCGGCGGCGCTGGTGGCCGCCGCCGCGGGTGCGGCGGTCGCCGGCACGCTGCTGCCGCGCACCACCGCCGACCCGGCGACCGGCGCCGACCTGGCCGCCGTACGGGCCGGGCAGGCCGCGTTGGCCGGGCGGCTCGACGCGCTGGGGACCCGGGTGGACACCGGACTGGGCGATCTGGCGTCGGCGTCTCCCGCGGCGCCGTCCCCGAGCGCCCTGCCGGGGCCCGACCTCGGCGGCCCCGGCCGTACGGTGTCGCGGCAGGGCGACGCGCTGGTCGTGGTCTTCGGCGAGGGGCTGTTCGGCCGGGACGACCGCCTCACCGCCGCCGGCGCCGACGCACTGGACGGCCTGGCCCGGCGGCTGCGGCAGGCGGGGGTGACCGGCCCGCTGGTGGTGACCGGCCACACCGACGACCGGCCGCTGCCGCGTACCGCCGCGGTCACCGACCGGGTCACCCTCGGCTTCGCCCGCGCGCAGGCGGCGGCCGAGCGGCTGTCGGCCGCGGGCGGCATCCCGCCGGGGGCGATCGGCATCCGCAGCACGGGCACCCTGCACCCGCCCTTCCCCGACGACTCGGCGGCCGACAGGGCCCGCAACAACACCGTCACCGTCCTGGTCGGAACACCGTGACCCGCCCCGGGAGGTGCCCGGCGAAAAGCCGGAGCTGACGGAGTGTCACGGGCGCCGCGAACCTCCACCGTCGCTACTCTGCGTGGCGATGCCCGCACGCAGGGACGCCGTGCCCCTGTGCGGCAGCCAGAGATTCGGAGGCAAGAAGCATGAAGACGCACAAGCGCTGGGCCGCGGGCCTGGGAGCCGTCGCGGTCGGCGCCGGGCTGGTGTCGGGCTCGTTCAGCCCGGCGATGGCCGACGACTCCGCGGGTGCGAGCCCGCGGGCGGTCGTCGCCCGGCAGTTCACGCTGCGGCTGGCGAGCAATCCCGGCCAGGTCGCGAACGTGCGGGGAGCGTCCACCGCGAACGACGCCCCGGTCGTCCAGTACCCCTGGACCGGCGCGGCCAACGAGCGCTGGGAGGCGGACTCGGCCATCGACGGCTACTACCGCTTCACGTCCGTCCACAGCGGCAAGTGCCTCAACGTCAGGGGCGGCGGCACCGCCGATGACGCCCCGGTCATCCAGTACACCTGTAGCGACGCCGACAACGAGCTGTGGAAGTTCGTGCCCAAGGGGATCGGCTACCAGATCGTGGTGAAGTCCAGCGGCAAGTGCCTCAACGTCAGGGGCGGTGTCGGGGTGGACAACCCGCTCATCCAGTACACCTGCACGTCCCAGGGCACGCCCAACGATGTGTGGCTGCCGGTCTGGGAGCCCGTCGAGCGCTGACCGCGAAGTCCTGCCGCCCACGCACAGTCACGCACGGTCACGCCCGCCTCGGCCGGGCGTCCGGCGACCGCGCCGGCGGGTCCTGGTCGGGACCCGCCGGCGCGGTGCCGCCCGGTCGGCGGCTCAGCGGCCGTGCGGCGCTCAGACCTTGCCGGTGCCGGCGCCCGCGCTCACCGTGGCGGCCACGGTGGAGGCGGACTCGGGCGACCAGCTGTAGGTCGGCTTGTACGAGGACGTCCGGGTGATGTCCGTCGTGGAGTTGTCGAAGATGTTGTCGGCCTGGTTCGCGTAGCCGTCCACGTCGCTGTCGCCCGTGGTGGTGATGGCGTCGGGGACGTTGGTGAACACATTGGCCTGGACGAAGACCTCGGCGCCCATCCGTGAGTGCACGCCGCTGTCACCGGCGTTCTGGAAGTAGTTGTTGAAGATGTGCGACTTCCCGAAACGCAGGCTGGGCAGACGGGAGTTGACGTTGGTGAACCAGTTGTGGCTGTACGTCACCCGCAGGTGGCCGGTGTCCTCCGAGGCGTTGTCGTCGGAGTGGCCGACCAGGCTCACCTTGTAGTGGTCGTGGAATTTGTTCCACGACACGCTGACGTTGTCGGCGGCGTGGGTGATGTCGAGCAGACCGTCGTAGTAGTCCTTGCCGTGGGTCTGGTCGGACGACAGGTCGTTGTGGTCGATCCAGACCTGCGTCGACTTCTGCACGGTGATCGCGTCGGTGCCGACCGCCTTGCTGATGACCAGGTTGCGGAGGATGACGTTCTGCGCGTTCTTCAGCCGGATGCCGCCGCCGGTGAGCCCGGAGTTCGAACCGACGCCGAGCACGGTGGTGTTGGACCCGACGTCGACCTGGCCGGACAGGGAGATGAGGCCGGATATCTTGACGACCTTCGCGGTGCTGCCGGTGACCGCCGACTTGAAGGCGGACAGGCTGCTCACGGTGGTGGCCGGCGCGGAACCGCCGCCGGTGGTGCCGGCCCCGTAGCCGACCGGGGACGACTCGAACGAGGCCGCCTGGGCCTGGCCCGCGCCGCTGACGGCGGGGACGACGGCCAGCGCCAGCGCGCCGAGCGCCGCCGCGGCGGTGAGGCCGGGGCCGCGGCGTAAGGCGGACACCCGGGGCAGGTGGGGGGAGGTGAGCTTCACGGTGGTGTTCCTCTCATCCGGAGGATTCCTGTGGGGGGTGCTGTCGCTGGGGGGTTCGGCGACAGCGGAGAGCAAGCGCTTTCTGTTAGAACAGGGTGCCCGGTGCACTCGGGCTCACGATCTGACAGTGCGCGAAAAGCGTCTATGAGGTGGGGGTTCACCGACGCGGTGGTACGTCTTCGCCGGCGACTCCAGGACGACGCCTAGCGTCGTATTCCCTAATATAGCAAGCGCTTGCCGTTCACGTCAATGCCCCTCGTGCACATATGTGACGCACCGGCCGCCGGGTCACAGCCGGCCCGCGCCGGCGCCGCCGTCGACGATGTGCGGCACGGAACGGGGGTCGTCGACGCGGGTGCGCAGGGTCGGGGTCCAGCCCGCGCCCCGGGCGATCGGGGTGGCGGGGTTGGCCGCGTTGAAGGCGCCGAGCAGATCGGCCGGGCGGCCGTTGACGTAGTTGTGGTCCTCGGTCATCGCGGTGCCCTTCCAGTAGGCGATGGTCCGGTCCGCGGTGACACCGGCCGGCAGGGTGAACGCGTTGTCCTGGGCGACGAGGTGGGACTGCGCCCCGACGCCGAGGCTGTAGACGTAGTCGGCCGCGTCGGTGACGTCGTAGTGGTTGTTGTAGGCGTCGACCTGGCCGAAGCGCACGCGTGGCGCGCGCTCGCCGATGTCCTGGAAGAGGTTGTGGTGCAAGGTGATGCGCAGCTTGCCCGCGTCGGTGGCGGCGGCGCCGTCGCTGTTGCCGAACAGCAGGGTCTTGTCGTGGTCGGTGAAGGCGTTCCAGGAGGCGGTGACGTAGTCGGCGCCCCTGACGACGTCGAGTTCGCCGTCGTGCTGCTGGTAGATACGGCCGAAGTACAGGGGCTGGCCGGCGTCGGGGCGGCGGCCGTCGGTGAAGGTGTTGTGGTCGACCCAGACGTGGGTGGACCCGGTGACGACGAGGTTGTCGTACTCGGAGTTCCAGTTGCCCGTGTCGCCGTCGGTGGGGTCCCACTGCGGGAAGCAGTCGAAGGCGTCCTCGAAGGCGAGGTTGCGGACGATGACGTTGTCGGAGCCGCTGACCTGGAGGTCCAGGCCCAGCAGCCTCGGGTGCCGGCCGACGCCGACGATGGTGGTGTGGGACCCGACCTTCAGCTCGACCCGGGCGGCCTGCGCGGCGGCCGACGCGGCACGCGCGTCCTCCAGCGGGCCGGCGGGCACCTGCCCGGTGCCCCAGACCGCGGGGTCGTAGGCGGCGAGGTAGGAGTCCAGGCGGTAGCCGCCGGTGGCGTAGTCGTCACAGGACAGCGGGGCGCCCGCGGCGTCCGTATTGCCGTCGATGGTCCCGGAGACCTGGATGATCTTGGGGGTGGCGCTGCCGCCGTCCAGGGCGGCGGCCAGCTCGGCGCGGTTGGTGACGGTGAAGACGTGCGCGTCGTCGGCGGCGGCGCCGCCGGTGGTTCCGCTGCCCTGCGAGGCCCAGCCGTCGCCGGCCGGCAGCGTTTGGCGGACGTGGCGCGGCAGCTTGGCGCCCGTGCCGCAGTGCGCGGGCGCGGCGGCGAGCATCAGGGGGGCGGCGGAGATCAGCATGGCGATCATCGGGACATGGCTCTTGCGCACTGCGGCTCCCGGGTGGGGTGAAGGGGTGAAGGAGAGGACGGCTTGGGGGGAACGGACGGGCCGCGGCGGGGCCGGCTCTCGCCGCGCCGGCCCCGCCGCGGGGCTCAGGGCTTGTTGTGCTCGGCGAAGTCGGCCTGGGCGGCGTTGAGTTTGCCGGCCAGCTCGTCCGCGAAATCCTTCGCGGTCATCCTGCCGAGCAGGACCTTCTGGAAATCGGGTTCCGTGTCGGCCTTCGTGATGGTGTTCCAGTCCGGCAGGTAGTAGGGGAACTGCACGATCTTGGTGCGGGGATCGTTCAGCGACTCCATCGCCGCCTTGGTGGGCTTGGCGTCGCTGATCCACTTGTCCTGCCCCGCACCGGTGTTGGCCGGGATGGCGCCGGCGGACTCGTTCCAGAGGCTGTTCATCGGCGCGGAGGCGGCGAATTCGATGAACTTCCAGGCGGCGGCCTTGTTCTTGCCCGCCTTGAACATCCCCAGGCCGTCGACCGGGTTGGAGACGATGGTCCGCACCCCGCCGTCCTGCGAGGGCGGCAGGGGTATGCCGTCGACCTTGTCCTTGCCGAAGGCCTTGATGTGGTCGTTGTACGAGCCGAGGTTGTGCTGGAGCATGCCGACGCTGCCGTGGTCGAACTCCGCGACCATGTTCACGAAGTCGTTGTTGAGGTCGGCCTCGGGGGTCGCCTTCTTGTACAGGCCCGTGTACTTCTCCAGCGCGGCGACGTTCTTCGGGTCGTTGACGGTGGTCCTGTCGCCGTTCCAGAAGTTCTCGATGCCGGACTGGGCGTACATCATCTCCAGGGCCTGGGCGATCGAGCCCTTGCCGCCGCGCAGGGTGAAGCCGAACTTGTTGCCCGCCGCGTCGGTGAGGGCAGCGGCGGCCCGGTAGAACTCCGCCCAGGTGGTGGGCGGTTGCAGGCCCGCGGCGGCGAAGAGGTCGGTGCGGTACCACAGGGTGCCCTGGTTGGCGGAGGTCGGGACCTCGTACATCTCCTTGCCCCGGCCGCCCGCCGCCTGGACGCCGGAGACCATGCCGGTGACGAGCCTGCCCTTGAGACCGCCCGCGTCGATACGGTCGCCGAGCGGTTCCAGCGCGTTCTGCGCGACCATGTTGGCCAGATACGCCGTGCCGACGCCGCCGACGTCGGGCAGGCCGCCGCCCGCGATGGCGGTGTCGTACTTCTTCTGCACATCGGCGATCGGGATGCCGACGTACTCGACGTCGATGTCGGGGTACTTCTTCTCGAACGCGGCGATGATCTGCTTCCAGACGTCGGTGCGCACACCGCCGTTGTTGTCCCAGAAGACGATCTTCCCCTTGCCGCTGCCCTCGCCTCCCGAGGCGCCGCCGCCGCCGGAGTCACCGCAGGCGGTGGCGGTCAGGGCGAGTGCTGCGGCGAGGACGATCCCGGCGGCCGGCCGGGCTCTGCGCTGTCGGTGCTGCTGCGGTCGTGGCATGGCGGCTCTTTCGGTTGTCGGAATCATCGGGTGGTACGGGCGGCGAGCGCGGCGGCCTGGCCGGGTCCGAGCCGGCCGTCGGCGACGGCGGTGACGACCCGCCGGGTGAGGGTGCCGCCCGCGGGTACGGTCAGCGGGCTGCGCCAGGCCAGTGCGGGCCCGACGCCGGGGTATTCGCGGGTCCTGACGAACCAGGGGTCGGCGGCGCGCAGCACGAGCGTCCAGTGCTCGCCGGCCAGCGCGAGCCATTCGGCCCTGCGGCCGTGGACGGCGTCCTCCCCCGCAGCGTCCTTGGTGAAGACCAGCGGCGGTGTCCCGGTGCGGGGCGCGCGCCAGAAGAAGCCGCCGTATCCGGCGCCGGGGCGGCCGTTGGTGGCGGGGCTGCCGATCCGCAGCGGTCGCGCGGTGGTGTTGGTGAGCGTGAAGGCGAGGTCCAGCTCCCACGCGGTGGCCGTCAGCTGCCGGACGTGCAGGGTGCGCCGCTCGTGCAGCAGTCGGCCGCCGGCGGCGGTCCAGGCCAGCTCCTCGGTGAAGCCGTCGTCCGCCCGCCGGGTCCAGCGCAGATGGCGCTGCTCGCCGTGGTTGTCCAGTTCGGTCGGCCCCTGGTCGCGCACATAGGTCCTGCCGCCCCAGAAGTTCCGCCCGGCCACGTCGGGCACCGCGATGCCCGCGCCGAGGTGGTGGCGGTGGTCGGCGGGCATCAGCTCGGTGACGACGGTGCCGCCCAGGGTGGTCAGCGGGTGCAGGTACGGGCGCGGGGACAGCCGTCCCTGGACGTCGGGCCGGTGGACGTAGCTGCCCACCTGCCGGTCGCCGCAGCGCAGCGGCACGGCGGCGGTCACCGGTGCGCCGCCGTCCGCCGTACGGTCCCGGCCCAGGGCGCGCCCAGCTCGCCGAAGGTCGCCAGGCGCTCCGCCGCGGCGGTGACCAGCTCGTCGACGCCGTGCACCACCCGGCGGTGGGAGCGCTCCCCCGGGACGGCACGCCAATGGCAGCCGGGGACCGCCTGCGGGTCGTCCGCGGTGCGTACCGCCTCGACGACCCGCATGAAGGCGCCGGTGGCCTGCGGAGGGACCAGCAGGCCGGCGCCGTCGGCGCGGTGCGCGAGCAGGTTCTCCAGCAGGTCGGTGCGGCCGAAGACCTGCTCGTCGGGGCCGTGCCCGGCCCGCTGGAGCAGCACCCGGTCCTGCTTGAACCACAGCGTGATCCGGCCCCTGCTGCCGTGCACCACGACGTACGGTTCCGCCGCCGCCGCCGCGCACAAGGTGGCGGCCACCACGATCGTGGTACCGCGGGCGGTGCGGATCCGGACGCAGGAGGTGTCGTCGGACTCGATGTCGTGGGCGCGGAAGAGCTCGGTATCGATCGAGGCGACGTCCTGCTCGCGGCTGCTGCCGTCCAGGTGCAGCGCGGTGGCGACCGCGTGCGCGAGCGGATTGGTCAGCACGCCGTCGACCACGTCGGTGCCGGCCAGGATGCGCCGTCCCGACCAGGCGGCGCGGCTGAAGTAGTGCTCCTCGCGCACCCAGTTGCCGGCCGCGCCGATGCCGCGCAGCTCCCCCACCGCGCCGTCCTCGATGAGCGCGCGGACCGCGGTGACGGCGTGCGAGCCCAGCGACTGGAAGCCGATCTGGCAGGCCCGGCCGCTGCCGGCGAACCCGGCGGCGAGCCGCCGGTATGCGGCGAGGGAGGGCGCGGGCGGCTTCTCCAGCAGGACGTCGGCGCCGCCGGCCGCGGCGGTCAGCGCCAGGTCGGTGTGGGTGTGGATCGGGGTGCAGACGATCGCCGCGCGGGCGCCGGTGCGCTCGATCAGCTCGCCGAGGTCCCGGCCCTGCTCGGGCCGGCCGAGCCGGGTCAGCGCGGCGGCCTCCAGCGGCCGGACGTCGCAGACCCCGGCCAGCCGTACGACGCCGCGGGCGGTGAGGCGGCGCAGGTTGTCCAGGTGCCAGTGGCCGTGTCCGCGCCCGCCGGCCAGCACGACCGGCACCGGGCCGCGGCGGGGCGCCGCCGCGGGGCTGCCGCTCATGCCGCTCACCCCTTCACCGCGCCCGCGCTGAAGCCGGTGATCAGCCACTTCTGGATGAAGGCGAAGACGACCACCACGGGCACCGCCGCGATGACCCCGCCCGCGGCCAGCGCGCCCAGGTCGACGCTGTCGGCGCCGATGAGGGTGTTGAGGCCGACCGGGATCGTCTGCTTGTCCTGCTCGCTGAGGAACATCAGCGCGAACAGGAAGTGGTTCCAGCTGTGCACGAAGGCGAAGGAGCCGACGGCGACGAGGCCGGGCCGCAGCATCGGCAGCACGACGGCGAAGAAGGCGCGCAGCCGGGTGCAGCCGTCGACCCAGGCGGCCTCCTCCAGCGCCTCGGGTATGCCTTTGATGAAGCCGCTCAGCAGGATGACCGACAGCGGCAGCTGGAAGACGGTCTCCGAGATGACCACGCTCCACAGCGAGTTGATCAGCTGCAGGTGCCGGAAGATCTGGAAGAGCGGGACGAGCATCAGCGCGCCGGGGACGAACTGCGAGCACAGCAGGGCGATCAGGAAGGCGTTCCTGCCCCTGAAGCGGAAGCGGGCCAGCGCGTATCCGCCGCTGAGCGCGACCACGGTGGTGGCGATCAGGGTGGCGACGCCGACCAGCATGCTGTTCTGGAAGAAGATCCCGAAGGACCGGTCGTTCCAGACCTTGTCGAAGTGCGCGCCGGTGGCCGGCCACGGCAGCAGCGAGGTGGAGCCGTCGGGGCGTACCGCGAAGAGCAGCATCCAGTAGAAGGGGACCAGGGTGAACAGCAGGTACAGGCCCAGCGGCAGGTAGATCTGCCAGCGCGGCGGCCCGCCGGCCGGTCCGCGTCCGCGGCGCCGGCCGGTGCCGGGGCGGGGGACGGCGGCGGACGGCACGAGGGCGCCTTCCTCGACGAGTGCGGCGGTCATGCGCGGTCGCCTCCGAATTTGCTCAGGCGCAGGTAGAGGACGGAGAAGAACAGCAGGATCACGAAGGCGACGGTGGTCAGCGCCGACGCGTAGCCGAAGTCGTGTCCGTCGAGGCCGGTGTTGGCGACGTAGAGCGGCAGTGTGGTGGTCTGGCCGGCGGGGCCGCCGCCGGTCAGGGTGTAGAGCAGGTCGACGTTGTTGAACTCCCAGACCGCCCGCAGCAGGGTGGACAGCACGATCGCGTCCTTGAGGTGCGGCAGGGTGATGTGGAACAGCTGCCGCAGCCGGCTCGCGCCGTCGACGGACGCCGCCTCGTACAGTTCGCCGGGGATCGACTGGAGGTCGGCGAGCAGCAGGATCGCGAAGAAGGGGACACCGCGCCACAGTTCGGCGAGCGCGGCGGCCCAGAAGACGGTGTGCGGGTCGGACAGCACCGAGTGGCCGTAGGAGCCGATACCGGCGTCGGCGAGGTAGCGGGTCATGCCCGTCGAGGGGTTGTAGAGCAGCATCCAGATGGTGGTGGTCAGCACACCGGAGACCGCCCACGGCGAGAAGACCAGCGCGCGCGACAGGCCGCGGCCGATGAAGGTCTGGTTGACCAGCAGCGCCAGGGCCAGGCCGATGACCAGTTGCAGGCCGATCTCGACCACGACCCAGCGCAGGCTGAAGCCGAGGCTCTGCCAGAACCGCGGGTCGTCGGTGAAGACCCGGGTGAAGTTGGACAGGCCCGCGAAGCCGTTGCGCCAGGGTTTGGTGACGTTGTAGTCCTGCAGGCTGTAGTAGAGGACGCTGACCATCGGGTAGGCGATGAAGCCGAGCATCAGCAGGGCTGCCGGGGCTATCAGCAGATACGGCAGGCGCCGGGTGCGCCGTCCTGGGTTCTTCGCCACGGCGATGGCCATGACCGGGGCTCCTTCGTTGCGAAAGGGCGTGTGCCGGGGAGTTCGGCCGCCCGGACGGACAGGTGGGCGGCCTGGGTCAGCCCGCGTAGGGTTCCGGGACCCGGCCGGGCGCGGCCAGGAAGCGGAAGTCGCAGCCGGTGTCGGCCTGGGTGATCTGTTCCTGGTAGAGCGCGCCGTAGCCGCGGCCGTAGCGGGGCTCGGGCGCCCGCAACCCGGCCCTGCGGCGGTCGAGTTCGGCGTCCGGGACCTCCAGGCGCAGGGCGCGGGCCGGCACGTCGAGGGTGACCGGGTCGCCGGTGCGGACCAGGGCGAGCGGGCCGCCGACGTAGGACTCGGGGGCGATGTGCAGGACGCAGGCGCCGTAACTGGTGCCGCTCATCCGGGCGTCGGAGATCCGCACCATGTCGCGGACTCCCGCTTTGAGCAGGTGGTCGGGGATCGGGAGCATGCCGTACTCGGGCATGCCGGGGCCGCCGAGCGGGCCGGAATTGCGCAGCACCAGCACGCTGTCCGCGGTGATGCCCAGATCCGGGTCGTTGATGGTGGCCTGCAGCGTCCGGTAGTCGTCGAAGACCACGGCGGGCCCGGTGTGGGTGAGCAGCCGCGGCTCGGCGGCTATGTGCTTGATGACGGCGCCGTCCGGGCACAGGTTGCCGCGGAGCACGGCGATCCCGCCCTCGGCGGCCAGCGGGTCGGCGGCGGTGCGGATCACGTCGTCGTTGTGCACGGCCGCGCCGGCCAGCTGCTCGCGCAAGGTGGCGTGGCCCGCGGTGGGGCGGTCCAGGTGCAGCAGTCCGGTGATCCGGGACAGCAGTCCGGGCAGGCCGCCGGCGAAGTGGAAGTCCTCCATGAGGTACCGGCCGCCGGGGCGTACGTTGGCGAGCACCGGGACCGTACGCGCCAGCCGGTCGAAGTCGTCCAGGGTGAGCCGGACCCCGGAGCGGCCGGCCATCGCGATGAGGTGGATGACGGCGTTGGTGGAGCCGCCCAGGGCCAGCACGGTGGTGACGGCGTCCTCGTACGCCTCGGGGGTGAGGATCGCGGAGGGCCTCAGGTCGCGCAGCACCAGGTCCACGACGCGCAGGCCGCTCGCCGCCGCCATCCGCTCGTGGGCGGAGTCGACCGCGGGGATCGAGGACGCGCCGGGCAGCGTCATGCCCAGGGCCTCCGCTGCGGCGGTCAGCGTGGAGGCGGTGCCCATCGTCATGCAGTGGCCGGCGGAACGGGCGAGACCGTTCTCCAGTTCGGCCAGCTCGCAGTCGCCGATCAGGCCCGCGCGCTTGTCGTCCCAGTATTTCCACATGTCGGTGCCCGAGCCCAGCACCTCGTCGCGCCAGTGCCCGGGCAGCATCGGCCCCGCGGGCACGAAGACGGCCGGCAGGTCGGCGCTCGCGGCTCCCATCAGCAGCGCGGGGGTGGTCTTGTCGCAGCCGCCGAGCAGGACCGCGCCGTCCACCGGGTAGGAGCGCAGCAGCTCCTCGGTCTCCATCGCCAGCAGGTTGCGGTAGAGCATCGGGGTGGGCTTCTGGAACGTCTCGGAGAGGGTGGCGACCGGGAATTCCAGCGGGAAGCCGCCGGCCTGCCACACCCCGCGCTTGACGGCCTGGGCGCGGTCGCGCAGGTGGCTGTGGCAGGGGTTGATGTCCGACCAGGTGTTCAGCACCGCGATCACCGGCTTGCCCAGGTGCTCCTGGGGCAGGTAGCCGAGCTGCCGGGTCCTGGCCCGGTGGCTGAAGGCGCGCAGGCCCTCGCCCTCGTACCAGTGGCTGCTGCGCAGCGCGGGCGGGCGGGCCGCTCTGTCCTCGCTCACAGTCCCCAGCCCTCCACCGCGGCGGCGACCTCGGCCCGCCGGGCCCGCGGCAGCGCGCTGCTGGGCGGCCGTACTTCGCGGCGGCACAGGCCGAGCGCCGCCAGCGCCTCCTTGACCACGGTCACGTTGTCGGCGGACTGGCGGGCCGCGCGCAGGTCCTCGAACGCGCGGATCTGCTCCCAGACCTTCATGGCGCCCG is a window of Streptomyces sp. NBC_01477 DNA encoding:
- a CDS encoding Gfo/Idh/MocA family protein, giving the protein MSGSPAAAPRRGPVPVVLAGGRGHGHWHLDNLRRLTARGVVRLAGVCDVRPLEAAALTRLGRPEQGRDLGELIERTGARAAIVCTPIHTHTDLALTAAAGGADVLLEKPPAPSLAAYRRLAAGFAGSGRACQIGFQSLGSHAVTAVRALIEDGAVGELRGIGAAGNWVREEHYFSRAAWSGRRILAGTDVVDGVLTNPLAHAVATALHLDGSSREQDVASIDTELFRAHDIESDDTSCVRIRTARGTTIVVAATLCAAAAAEPYVVVHGSRGRITLWFKQDRVLLQRAGHGPDEQVFGRTDLLENLLAHRADGAGLLVPPQATGAFMRVVEAVRTADDPQAVPGCHWRAVPGERSHRRVVHGVDELVTAAAERLATFGELGAPWAGTVRRTAAHR
- a CDS encoding pectate lyase family protein, whose translation is MIAMLISAAPLMLAAAPAHCGTGAKLPRHVRQTLPAGDGWASQGSGTTGGAAADDAHVFTVTNRAELAAALDGGSATPKIIQVSGTIDGNTDAAGAPLSCDDYATGGYRLDSYLAAYDPAVWGTGQVPAGPLEDARAASAAAQAARVELKVGSHTTIVGVGRHPRLLGLDLQVSGSDNVIVRNLAFEDAFDCFPQWDPTDGDTGNWNSEYDNLVVTGSTHVWVDHNTFTDGRRPDAGQPLYFGRIYQQHDGELDVVRGADYVTASWNAFTDHDKTLLFGNSDGAAATDAGKLRITLHHNLFQDIGERAPRVRFGQVDAYNNHYDVTDAADYVYSLGVGAQSHLVAQDNAFTLPAGVTADRTIAYWKGTAMTEDHNYVNGRPADLLGAFNAANPATPIARGAGWTPTLRTRVDDPRSVPHIVDGGAGAGRL
- a CDS encoding carbohydrate ABC transporter permease produces the protein MTAALVEEGALVPSAAVPRPGTGRRRGRGPAGGPPRWQIYLPLGLYLLFTLVPFYWMLLFAVRPDGSTSLLPWPATGAHFDKVWNDRSFGIFFQNSMLVGVATLIATTVVALSGGYALARFRFRGRNAFLIALLCSQFVPGALMLVPLFQIFRHLQLINSLWSVVISETVFQLPLSVILLSGFIKGIPEALEEAAWVDGCTRLRAFFAVVLPMLRPGLVAVGSFAFVHSWNHFLFALMFLSEQDKQTIPVGLNTLIGADSVDLGALAAGGVIAAVPVVVVFAFIQKWLITGFSAGAVKG
- a CDS encoding ABC transporter substrate-binding protein, with product MPRPQQHRQRRARPAAGIVLAAALALTATACGDSGGGGASGGEGSGKGKIVFWDNNGGVRTDVWKQIIAAFEKKYPDIDVEYVGIPIADVQKKYDTAIAGGGLPDVGGVGTAYLANMVAQNALEPLGDRIDAGGLKGRLVTGMVSGVQAAGGRGKEMYEVPTSANQGTLWYRTDLFAAAGLQPPTTWAEFYRAAAALTDAAGNKFGFTLRGGKGSIAQALEMMYAQSGIENFWNGDRTTVNDPKNVAALEKYTGLYKKATPEADLNNDFVNMVAEFDHGSVGMLQHNLGSYNDHIKAFGKDKVDGIPLPPSQDGGVRTIVSNPVDGLGMFKAGKNKAAAWKFIEFAASAPMNSLWNESAGAIPANTGAGQDKWISDAKPTKAAMESLNDPRTKIVQFPYYLPDWNTITKADTEPDFQKVLLGRMTAKDFADELAGKLNAAQADFAEHNKP
- a CDS encoding PmoA family protein, with product MTAAVPLRCGDRQVGSYVHRPDVQGRLSPRPYLHPLTTLGGTVVTELMPADHRHHLGAGIAVPDVAGRNFWGGRTYVRDQGPTELDNHGEQRHLRWTRRADDGFTEELAWTAAGGRLLHERRTLHVRQLTATAWELDLAFTLTNTTARPLRIGSPATNGRPGAGYGGFFWRAPRTGTPPLVFTKDAAGEDAVHGRRAEWLALAGEHWTLVLRAADPWFVRTREYPGVGPALAWRSPLTVPAGGTLTRRVVTAVADGRLGPGQAAALAARTTR